The following nucleotide sequence is from Tardiphaga alba.
GCGCTCGCCTGGGTCGCGAAGGCGGCGGCGATCATGCCCCCCAACAGAAAAAGTCGTTTCATAAGTCCCTCTCCTCATAACTCCGGTCTCACGACTGGCGCCGCCCCTTCCGAGCACGCCAGTGTGACCGCCCGTAATGCTTGCACAAACGAGGCCAAACGCAAATGCCCTCTCCGGCGAATGACGGATTGGCCCAACGCGCCGAAGTGATACGTCTAAAGGGTGGGGTTGGTTCTCTGCCATCCTGCGAAAGATGGATGACATCCGCAGGCGGATCGTCGCAGCACGGCCGCCGACGGATCAGGCCGGCGCCGCGACCTTGGCCGCACGCTGCTCACGATGCGCCGCAACCGCAGCGCCGAAAGCGAGGAAAAGCGCGCGATTGATCGGATTGATCTGCGGGTCGTATTCGGCGTGCCACTGCACACCGAGCGCAAAAGCCGGTGCATCCGCAATACGAATGGCTTCGATGGTGCCGTCTTCGGCGATGCCCTCGATCACCACCCGCTGGCCGGGGATCTCGATCCCCTGCCCATGCAGCGAATTGACCGTGATGGTCTCGCGGCCGAGCAGGCTGGCAAATGTGCCATTGCTGGTGAGATGCACATCGTGACGATCGGCGAACACCACGGCCGGATCGGGATGAATCTCGCCATTCTCCAGCCGCGGCATGCGGTGGTTTATGCGGCCGGGCAATTCGCGAATCTCAGGATGCAGCGTGCCGCCGAAGGCGACATTCATTTCCTGCAACCCGCGGCAGATGCCGAAGATCGGCACGCCACGCGCGACGCAGGCCTCGGTGATGGTCAGCGCCACCTCGTCCCGGCCGTTGTCATAAGGCTCGTGGCGGACGCAGGCCTGCATGCCGAATCGGGTGGGGTGGACATTGGCCCGGGCGCCGGTGAGCAGGATGCCATCCACGACATCCAGCACCTCGCCGATATCGGTGATGTCCGGTTCGCCGGCAAACATCAGCGGCAGAGCCCCCGCCACCTCGGCCACCGCGCGAAGATTGTTTTCTCCGGCCGCCTGGACGGAAAACCTGTTCTCGATGCGGTAGGCGTTGCCGATCACGCCGATGATGGGCCGGGACTTCCTGGACATGACGGGCAGATATAACCGAGTCCGGTTACGAACACGACCGACAAGGGAACAGAATGCCCTTCCGCCCGCGCATGGGAGAAGAAAATCATTGCCGTGTGTGCGGGGATCGTCTCGTCCGTCTACGCCCTTTGGGCTACGCCGGACACGCTATGCCTTCGGCTAAGCTTGGCTGCGCCACGCGTAGCCGAAGGCATAGCGTGGTGGGCGCGACAGGGATCGAACCTGTGACCCCTTCCATGTCAAGGAAGTGCTCTCCCGCTGAGCTACGCGCCCTAAGAACCGGTCGTTACGGGTAGGCGGTCTATAACGGGTCAGGTCCGGACAGGCAAGGATGCCGGGGCGCCAATTACGACCGATTGTGAAGAAAAAATGAGGCCGGTCAGGCCGCCAGCATCTTGTTCACTTCGCTGACCAATTCGCGCAAATGCACGGGCTTGGCCAGAACCTTGGCGTTCTTCGGCGCCTCGCTGTCCGAATTCAGCGCCACGGCGGCGAATCCGGTGATGAACATGATCTTGATGTCCGGATCGAGCTCGCTGGCGCGGCGGGCCAGCTCGATGCCGTCCATTTCCGGCATCACGATATCCGTTAGAAGCATTTCAAAGGGTTCTTCGC
It contains:
- a CDS encoding gamma-glutamyl-gamma-aminobutyrate hydrolase family protein, whose amino-acid sequence is MSRKSRPIIGVIGNAYRIENRFSVQAAGENNLRAVAEVAGALPLMFAGEPDITDIGEVLDVVDGILLTGARANVHPTRFGMQACVRHEPYDNGRDEVALTITEACVARGVPIFGICRGLQEMNVAFGGTLHPEIRELPGRINHRMPRLENGEIHPDPAVVFADRHDVHLTSNGTFASLLGRETITVNSLHGQGIEIPGQRVVIEGIAEDGTIEAIRIADAPAFALGVQWHAEYDPQINPINRALFLAFGAAVAAHREQRAAKVAAPA
- the cpdR gene encoding cell cycle two-component system response regulator CpdR produces the protein MHKILLAEDDNDMRRFLVKALENAGFSVSHHDNGMSAYQRLREEPFEMLLTDIVMPEMDGIELARRASELDPDIKIMFITGFAAVALNSDSEAPKNAKVLAKPVHLRELVSEVNKMLAA